One window from the genome of Rhinolophus ferrumequinum isolate MPI-CBG mRhiFer1 chromosome 22, mRhiFer1_v1.p, whole genome shotgun sequence encodes:
- the SLC50A1 gene encoding sugar transporter SWEET1 isoform X2: protein MEAGGVADSLLSGACVLFTLGMFSTGLSDLRHMRIARRVDNVQFLPFLTTDVNNLSWLSYGTLKGDWTLIVVNAVGAMLQSLYILVYLHYCPRKQAVLLQTAALLGVLLLGFGYFWLLVPNTEARLQQLGLFCSVFTISMYLSPLADLAKVIQTKSTQRLSFSLTIATLLASASWTLYGFRLRDPYIMAQDRNYQLLQT from the exons ATGGAGGCGGGCGGCGTGGCCGATTCGCTCCTTTCCGGAGCTTGCGTGCTCTTCACCCTCGGCATGTTCTCCACCGGCCT CTCGGACCTGAGGCACATGCGGATTGCCCGGAGAGTGGACAATGTCCAGTTTCTGCCCTTTCTCACCACGGATGTCAA CAACCTGAGCTGGCTGAGCTATGGGACCTTGAAGGGAGACTGGACCCTAATCGTCGTCAACGCAGTGGGAGCCATGCTTCAGAGCCTGTACATTCTGGTGTATCTGCACTACTGCCCTCGAAAG CAAGCTGTGCTCCTCCAGACTGCAGCCCTGCTGGGGGTCCTGCTCCTGGGCTTTGGCTACTTTTGGCTCCTGGTACCCAACACTGAGGCCAGGCTTCAGCAGCTGGGCCTCTTCTGCAGTGTCTTCACCATCAGTATGTACCTCTCACCACTGGCTGACTTG GCCAAAGTTATTCAGACTAAATCGACCCAGCGTCTCTCCTTCTCACTCACCATTGCCACCCTCCTTGCCTCTGCCTCCTGGACCCTCTATGGGTTTCGACTCAGAGATCCCTACATCATG GCACAAGACAGGAATTATCAGCTCCTGCAGACCTGA
- the SLC50A1 gene encoding sugar transporter SWEET1 isoform X1, which yields MEAGGVADSLLSGACVLFTLGMFSTGLSDLRHMRIARRVDNVQFLPFLTTDVNNLSWLSYGTLKGDWTLIVVNAVGAMLQSLYILVYLHYCPRKQAVLLQTAALLGVLLLGFGYFWLLVPNTEARLQQLGLFCSVFTISMYLSPLADLAKVIQTKSTQRLSFSLTIATLLASASWTLYGFRLRDPYIMVPNLPGILTSFIRLWLFWKYPQAQDRNYQLLQT from the exons ATGGAGGCGGGCGGCGTGGCCGATTCGCTCCTTTCCGGAGCTTGCGTGCTCTTCACCCTCGGCATGTTCTCCACCGGCCT CTCGGACCTGAGGCACATGCGGATTGCCCGGAGAGTGGACAATGTCCAGTTTCTGCCCTTTCTCACCACGGATGTCAA CAACCTGAGCTGGCTGAGCTATGGGACCTTGAAGGGAGACTGGACCCTAATCGTCGTCAACGCAGTGGGAGCCATGCTTCAGAGCCTGTACATTCTGGTGTATCTGCACTACTGCCCTCGAAAG CAAGCTGTGCTCCTCCAGACTGCAGCCCTGCTGGGGGTCCTGCTCCTGGGCTTTGGCTACTTTTGGCTCCTGGTACCCAACACTGAGGCCAGGCTTCAGCAGCTGGGCCTCTTCTGCAGTGTCTTCACCATCAGTATGTACCTCTCACCACTGGCTGACTTG GCCAAAGTTATTCAGACTAAATCGACCCAGCGTCTCTCCTTCTCACTCACCATTGCCACCCTCCTTGCCTCTGCCTCCTGGACCCTCTATGGGTTTCGACTCAGAGATCCCTACATCATG GTACCCAACCTTCCAGGAATCCTAACCAGCTTCATTCGCCTCTGGCTTTTCTGGAAATACCCCCAGGCACAAGACAGGAATTATCAGCTCCTGCAGACCTGA
- the EFNA1 gene encoding ephrin-A1, translating into MEFLWAPLLGLCCSLAAADRHTVFWNSSNPKFRNEAYTVHVRLNDYLDIICPHYEDDTVAEAAMEQYTLYLVEQEQYQQCQPQSKDQVRWQCNQPSARHGPEKLSEKFQRFTPFTLGKEFKEGHSYYYISKPIHHQEDLCLRLKVTVNGKITPSPQAHANPQEKRLPADDPEAQVLHSIGHSAAPRLFPLAWAVLLLPLLLLQSQ; encoded by the exons ATGGAGTTCCTCTGGGCCCCCCTCTTGGGTCTCTGCTGCAGTCTGGCTGCTGCCGACCGCCACACCGTCTTCTGGAACAGTTCAAACCCCAA GTTCCGGAATGAAGCCTACACAGTACACGTCCGGCTGAATGACTACCTGGACATCATCTGTCCCCATTACGAGGATGACACTGTGGCAGAGGCTGCCATGGAGCAGTACACACTGTACCTGGTGGAGCAAGAACAGTACCAGCAGTGCCAACCCCAATCCAAGGACCAGGTCCGCTGGCAGTGCAACCAGCCTAGTGCCAGGCACGGCCCCGAGAAGCTGTCTGAGAAGTTCCAGCGCTTCACACCCTTTACCCTGGGCAAGGAGTTCAAAGAGGGACATAGCTACTACTACATCT CCAAACCCATCCACCACCAAGAAGACCTGTGCTTGAGGTTGAAGGTGACCGTCAATGGCAAAATCA CTCCCAGCCCTCAGGCTCATGCCAATCCGCAGGAGAAGAGACTCCCAGCGG ACGACCCGGAGGCGCAGGTTCTACACAGCATCGGCCACAGTGCTGCCCCCCGCCTCTTCCCACTTGCCTGGGCCGTGTTGCTCCTGCCACTCCTGCTGCTGCAAAGCCAGTGA